A stretch of Bordetella genomosp. 13 DNA encodes these proteins:
- the treY gene encoding malto-oligosyltrehalose synthase — translation MSRPHREGAPRATVRLQLHRDFTLDDARAQVDYYAAMGISHFYLSPVTRARPGSTHGYDVVDHNEVNPELGGEPALRALADALHARGMGILLDIVPNHMATHWDNPWWRDVLMNGRHSAYADWFDIDWHDPDPWLAGRVLAPTLGRPYLSALEQGEIRLVWDETAQIYAIEAGGKYPVAPHTLDTRGGAEQVLAAHDAGTEAGRAALHALLDRQHYRLAWWPTAADQINWRRFFEISDLVGVRVDRPEVHAAVHAMVFRLYAEGVIDGVRIDHVDGLASPGVYCRRLRADLRRAGAQGGRANPDPYLVVEKILAEDEALPAGWQTDGTTGYDFMEEAGAVLHDGAGGPALERGWQEISGDDRAPREQLEAARRLMLARHFSAENAALVRVLSRLARLDPATCDCPPQAISRALVPWLVAFPVYRTYGEGGSATRADLLYCQAASERGQQIMQETRQEPDEAADRIAARLMGWLALPPGPDDTPEAARLRRRAQNRLRHLTPPLAAKALEDTYFYRRGTLLSRNEVGSSPYVQALDVPALHQRLLRRAQAHPQALLATATHDHKRGEDVRARLAVISEMPQEWLDFATRWIARAAGPELHGDGGADRPTPQPADLYMLLQTLVGAWPPELEPDDADGVAAYCERVGQWQIKALREAKLGSNWYVPDEAYEAACGAVLRALADAARQPEADGAAPELLRGVVDWARRLCLPGMLNGLVQATLRLTAPGVPDLYQGTDRWDFSLVDPDNRRPVDYAARRAALDAIADIGALPLGDFAQWRDGLVKQALVRRLLALREERAELRRGAYLPLTVEGPGAKRVIAYARRGTQGTTIVMAARACAARLAQTHPAVGASAAASASTDASPADLWQGTQLVLPAQLSGLRLRNALTGAAAAAATRRLSVAQCLGQWPMAVLVST, via the coding sequence ATGAGCCGCCCGCATCGGGAAGGCGCGCCGCGCGCCACGGTCAGGCTGCAGCTGCACCGCGATTTCACCCTGGACGACGCGCGCGCGCAGGTGGACTACTACGCCGCGATGGGCATCAGCCACTTCTATCTGTCGCCGGTGACGCGCGCGCGGCCCGGTTCCACGCACGGCTACGACGTCGTCGACCACAACGAGGTCAATCCCGAGCTGGGCGGCGAACCCGCGCTGCGCGCCCTGGCCGATGCGCTGCATGCGCGCGGCATGGGCATCCTGCTGGACATCGTGCCCAATCACATGGCCACGCACTGGGACAACCCCTGGTGGCGCGACGTGCTGATGAACGGCAGGCACAGCGCCTACGCCGACTGGTTCGACATCGACTGGCACGACCCCGACCCGTGGCTGGCCGGCCGCGTGCTGGCGCCCACGCTGGGCCGTCCCTACCTGTCGGCCCTGGAACAGGGCGAGATCCGGCTGGTATGGGACGAGACCGCCCAGATCTATGCCATCGAGGCCGGCGGCAAGTACCCCGTGGCGCCCCATACCCTGGACACGCGCGGCGGCGCCGAGCAGGTGCTGGCGGCCCATGACGCCGGCACGGAGGCGGGCCGCGCGGCGCTGCACGCGCTGCTGGACCGCCAGCACTATCGCCTGGCATGGTGGCCCACGGCCGCCGACCAGATCAACTGGCGCCGGTTCTTCGAAATCAGCGACCTGGTTGGCGTGCGCGTGGACCGGCCGGAAGTGCATGCCGCGGTGCATGCCATGGTGTTCAGGCTGTACGCCGAAGGCGTGATCGACGGCGTGCGCATCGATCACGTCGATGGCCTGGCCTCGCCCGGCGTGTACTGCCGGCGCCTGCGCGCCGACCTGCGACGCGCGGGCGCCCAAGGCGGCCGCGCCAACCCCGACCCCTACCTCGTGGTCGAGAAGATCCTGGCCGAGGACGAGGCATTGCCCGCGGGCTGGCAGACCGACGGCACCACCGGCTACGACTTCATGGAGGAAGCGGGCGCGGTGCTGCACGACGGCGCCGGCGGACCCGCGCTGGAGCGCGGCTGGCAGGAGATCAGCGGCGACGATCGCGCGCCGCGCGAACAGCTCGAAGCCGCGCGGCGCCTGATGCTGGCGCGCCACTTCTCGGCGGAGAACGCCGCGCTGGTGCGCGTGCTGAGCCGACTGGCCCGCCTGGATCCGGCCACTTGCGACTGTCCGCCGCAGGCCATTTCGCGCGCGCTGGTTCCCTGGCTGGTGGCCTTTCCGGTGTATCGCACCTACGGCGAGGGCGGCAGCGCCACGCGGGCCGACCTGCTGTACTGCCAGGCGGCTTCCGAGCGCGGCCAGCAGATCATGCAGGAAACCCGCCAGGAGCCCGACGAGGCCGCCGACCGCATCGCCGCCCGGCTGATGGGCTGGCTGGCGCTGCCGCCGGGTCCGGACGACACGCCCGAAGCCGCCCGTCTGCGCCGTCGCGCCCAGAACCGCCTGCGCCACCTGACTCCGCCTTTGGCGGCCAAGGCGCTGGAGGACACCTATTTCTATCGGCGCGGCACGCTGCTGTCGCGCAACGAGGTGGGCTCTTCGCCGTATGTGCAGGCCCTGGACGTGCCTGCACTGCACCAGCGGCTGCTACGCCGCGCGCAGGCGCATCCACAGGCCCTGCTGGCCACGGCGACGCACGACCACAAGCGTGGCGAAGACGTGCGCGCGCGACTGGCCGTGATCAGCGAGATGCCGCAGGAGTGGCTGGATTTCGCCACCCGATGGATCGCGCGGGCCGCAGGCCCCGAGTTGCACGGTGACGGCGGTGCAGATCGGCCGACTCCCCAGCCCGCCGATCTCTACATGCTGCTGCAGACCCTGGTGGGCGCTTGGCCGCCCGAGCTGGAACCCGACGACGCGGATGGCGTGGCCGCGTACTGCGAACGCGTGGGCCAATGGCAGATCAAGGCCTTGCGCGAGGCCAAGCTGGGCAGCAACTGGTACGTGCCCGACGAAGCCTACGAGGCGGCGTGCGGCGCGGTATTGCGGGCGCTGGCCGACGCGGCGCGCCAGCCCGAAGCCGATGGCGCCGCGCCGGAGCTGCTGCGCGGCGTGGTCGACTGGGCGCGGCGCCTGTGCCTGCCCGGCATGCTGAACGGCCTGGTGCAGGCCACGCTGCGCCTGACGGCCCCCGGCGTGCCGGACCTGTACCAGGGCACCGACCGCTGGGACTTCAGCCTGGTCGACCCCGACAACCGTCGGCCGGTGGACTACGCCGCGCGCCGCGCCGCATTGGACGCGATCGCCGACATCGGCGCGCTGCCGCTGGGCGACTTCGCGCAGTGGCGCGACGGACTGGTGAAGCAGGCGCTGGTGCGGCGACTGCTGGCCTTGCGCGAGGAACGCGCGGAACTTCGACGCGGCGCCTATCTGCCCTTGACCGTGGAAGGTCCGGGCGCGAAACGCGTCATCGCCTATGCACGCCGCGGCACGCAAGGCACGACCATCGTGATGGCGGCGCGCGCCTGCGCGGCCCGGCTGGCGCAAACGCATCCGGCCGTGGGTGCTAGCGCCGCCGCATCGGCAAGCACGGACGCGAGCCCTGCAGACCTGTGGCAAGGCACGCAACTGGTGCTGCCAGCGCAGTTGTCCGGCCTGCGGCTTCGCAATGCCCTGACCGGCGCCGCGGCCGCGGCGGCCACGCGTCGCCTGTCGGTGGCGCAATGCCTCGGACAGTGGCCGATGGCCGTACTGGTCTCGACCTGA
- the malQ gene encoding 4-alpha-glucanotransferase, with protein MAESARAGQALSQLAELAGIQEHWTDAGGTRRRVSPDTLRVMLEALGLPAGSPEQLRDSTTRMQKQAPRGRGGRDGESTGTGAPVQLDCLRSGAADDALLICEAGGTVRVAAGGALPYRIDCEDGTVQHGRLDGPPDDYRLTVPGKPGYHKLLVGERRATLAVCPSACPSVADLVPDRPHRAWGIAAQIGSLRQRDAACPTSGYGDFGALAALARTAGRLGADALAISPAHAMFSAMPQRYSPYSPSSRLFLNAVYAAPGAVLGPDAVRNATRDLAGQIARLEASDLIDWAQAAALRLRVLRRLHDQLGAAPRAVQSRYAAYRQAASPALLAHAVFEAMQAEAAARDEPEGTVPPYPGAEGVRAYAQAHAREVDFHIYAQWLAEESLRQAHEAGRHSGMGIGLIADMAVGTATDGSQVWADAQAYLAGMTVGAPPDIYNPKGQSWGVTSFAPHMLRATGYRAFLDTMQAGLRHAGGLRIDHILGLTRLWAVPPGADPADGAYLRYPLDDLLLLTALEAHRHRALIVGENLGTVPEGLNERLEQRGLLGTEVLWFQREQPSARQRNKQAVFMPPGRWSAHALAMPTTHDLPTLCGWWHERDIDWRARLHGLQGEEETAARAQRADDRALLWKALQEAHVVEAGDVPAQAPVAAMLQFVGQSPGALMLAPLEDLYGMQEQPNVPGTIDEHPNWRRRMREDPARLPEHPGAMKRVEAIRLGRKHS; from the coding sequence ATGGCTGAATCCGCGCGCGCAGGCCAGGCGCTGTCCCAACTGGCCGAACTGGCCGGCATCCAGGAGCACTGGACCGACGCCGGCGGCACGCGGCGACGGGTGTCGCCGGACACGTTGCGCGTCATGCTGGAAGCGCTGGGGCTGCCGGCCGGCAGTCCCGAGCAGCTGCGCGACAGCACGACCCGCATGCAGAAACAGGCGCCGCGCGGCCGCGGCGGGCGCGATGGCGAGAGCACGGGAACCGGCGCTCCGGTGCAACTGGATTGCCTGCGCAGCGGCGCAGCGGACGACGCCCTGCTGATCTGCGAGGCCGGCGGCACCGTGCGGGTGGCGGCCGGCGGAGCGCTGCCCTACCGCATCGACTGCGAGGACGGCACGGTCCAGCATGGCCGCCTGGACGGCCCGCCCGACGATTACCGGCTGACCGTCCCGGGCAAGCCCGGCTATCACAAGCTGCTGGTGGGAGAACGCCGCGCCACGCTGGCCGTGTGCCCGTCCGCCTGCCCGTCCGTGGCCGACCTGGTGCCGGACCGCCCGCATCGCGCCTGGGGCATCGCCGCGCAGATCGGCAGCCTGCGCCAGCGCGATGCCGCCTGCCCCACGTCGGGCTATGGCGACTTCGGCGCGCTCGCCGCGCTGGCTCGCACCGCGGGCCGGCTGGGCGCCGACGCGCTGGCCATCAGCCCTGCGCACGCCATGTTCAGCGCGATGCCGCAGCGCTACAGCCCCTATTCGCCTTCCAGCCGGCTGTTCCTGAACGCGGTATATGCCGCGCCCGGCGCGGTGCTGGGCCCGGACGCCGTGCGCAACGCCACGCGCGACCTGGCCGGCCAGATCGCCCGACTGGAAGCATCCGACCTGATCGACTGGGCGCAGGCCGCCGCCCTGCGCCTGCGCGTGCTGCGCCGTCTGCACGACCAGCTTGGCGCCGCGCCGCGCGCGGTGCAATCGCGCTACGCGGCCTATCGCCAGGCCGCCAGCCCGGCGCTGCTGGCGCATGCCGTGTTCGAGGCCATGCAGGCCGAGGCCGCCGCGCGCGACGAGCCGGAAGGCACCGTGCCGCCCTATCCCGGCGCCGAGGGCGTGCGGGCCTACGCGCAAGCCCATGCGCGCGAAGTCGATTTCCACATCTACGCGCAATGGCTGGCCGAGGAAAGCCTGCGCCAGGCGCATGAGGCCGGACGCCACAGCGGCATGGGCATCGGCCTGATCGCCGACATGGCGGTGGGCACCGCCACGGACGGCAGCCAGGTATGGGCCGACGCGCAGGCCTACCTGGCCGGCATGACGGTGGGCGCGCCCCCCGACATCTACAACCCCAAAGGGCAATCGTGGGGCGTCACGTCCTTCGCGCCGCACATGCTGCGCGCCACTGGTTACCGCGCCTTCCTGGACACCATGCAAGCCGGCCTGCGACATGCGGGCGGGCTGCGCATCGACCACATCCTGGGACTGACGCGCCTGTGGGCCGTGCCGCCCGGCGCCGATCCCGCCGACGGGGCCTATCTGCGCTATCCGCTGGACGACCTGCTGCTGCTGACCGCGCTGGAGGCGCATCGGCATCGCGCGCTGATCGTCGGCGAGAACCTGGGCACGGTGCCCGAGGGCCTGAACGAACGGCTGGAGCAGCGCGGCCTGCTGGGCACGGAGGTGCTGTGGTTCCAGCGCGAACAGCCGTCCGCGCGGCAGCGCAACAAGCAGGCGGTATTCATGCCGCCGGGACGCTGGTCCGCGCATGCGCTGGCCATGCCCACCACGCACGACCTGCCGACGCTGTGCGGATGGTGGCATGAACGCGACATCGACTGGCGCGCGCGGCTGCATGGCCTGCAGGGCGAAGAGGAAACGGCCGCCCGCGCGCAGCGCGCCGACGACCGCGCATTGCTGTGGAAGGCGCTGCAGGAGGCGCACGTCGTCGAAGCCGGCGATGTGCCGGCCCAGGCTCCGGTCGCCGCGATGCTGCAGTTCGTCGGCCAGTCGCCCGGCGCGCTGATGCTGGCGCCGCTGGAAGACCTGTATGGCATGCAGGAGCAGCCCAACGTGCCGGGCACCATAGACGAACATCCCAACTGGCGCCGCCGCATGCGCGAAGACCCGGCGCGGCTGCCCGAGCATCCGGGCGCGATGAAGCGCGTCGAGGCAATACGGCTAGGGAGGAAGCATTCATGA
- the treZ gene encoding malto-oligosyltrehalose trehalohydrolase, protein MSEPASLLTTPGSLGAQRVGAWVLPDGQTRFRIWAPSAPPGFALEIEGMDPIPMKPGPDGYAQVTVRCAPSARYRYRLNDGLAVPDPASHMQDDDVHGHSIVLPGGGYPWRHPDWLGRPWEESVIYEVHVGLAGGFVALAERLPELAELGFTTIELMPIADFPGERNWGYDGVLPYAPDRAYGTPEDLKYLVDTAHGLRMSVLLDVVYNHFGPDGNYLPLYAPEFFRDDLKTPWGSAIDFRRPQVRRFFQDNALYWLTEFRFDGLRLDAVHAIEDEGWLPELARNIRRVVPPPRHVHLVVENEDNDADLLHAGYDAQWNDDAHHVLHHMLTGERHGYYQDYADDAAGKLARSLGSGFVYQGEVSPRRGEPRGQDSSGLPPTSFVNFLQNHDQIGNRGWGERLTALDSVDPAALRAAVAALLLAPQIPLVFMGEECGTRAPFLYFTSHSDPELARAVREGRRAEFPAFAGSDANPVPDPNDPETYRSSQPWFVDEQDASHAAAWRDYYRSLLQVRSRLVTPRLLGARTQGAAALGHCAVRATWRMNDAAMLTLYVNLDARDSQTLLAAQRPSPGATLVFENTPGAADALQAGDLRPATTVCMIEESDG, encoded by the coding sequence ATGAGCGAACCCGCCTCGCTATTGACCACGCCCGGCAGCCTAGGCGCCCAGCGCGTCGGGGCCTGGGTGCTGCCCGACGGGCAGACCCGCTTTCGCATCTGGGCGCCCTCGGCGCCGCCCGGCTTCGCGCTGGAGATCGAGGGCATGGACCCCATTCCCATGAAGCCCGGCCCGGACGGCTACGCCCAGGTCACCGTGCGCTGCGCCCCGTCGGCGCGCTATCGCTACCGCCTGAACGACGGCCTGGCCGTTCCCGACCCCGCCTCGCACATGCAGGACGACGACGTGCACGGCCACAGCATCGTCCTGCCCGGCGGCGGATACCCCTGGCGCCACCCCGACTGGCTGGGCCGGCCCTGGGAAGAGTCCGTCATCTACGAAGTCCACGTTGGCCTGGCGGGGGGCTTCGTCGCGCTGGCCGAACGCCTGCCCGAACTGGCGGAACTGGGCTTCACGACCATCGAGCTGATGCCCATCGCCGACTTCCCCGGCGAGCGCAACTGGGGCTATGACGGCGTGCTGCCGTACGCGCCCGACCGCGCCTATGGCACGCCGGAAGACCTGAAGTACCTCGTGGACACCGCCCACGGCCTGCGCATGAGCGTGCTGCTGGACGTGGTCTACAACCACTTCGGCCCGGACGGCAACTACCTGCCTCTTTATGCGCCGGAGTTCTTCCGCGACGACCTGAAGACCCCGTGGGGTTCGGCCATCGATTTCCGCCGGCCGCAGGTGCGGCGCTTCTTCCAGGACAACGCACTCTACTGGCTGACGGAGTTCCGCTTCGACGGCCTGCGCCTGGACGCCGTGCACGCCATCGAGGACGAGGGCTGGCTGCCCGAACTGGCGCGCAATATCCGCCGCGTGGTGCCGCCGCCGCGCCACGTGCACCTGGTGGTGGAGAACGAGGACAACGACGCAGACCTGCTGCATGCGGGCTACGACGCCCAGTGGAACGACGACGCGCACCACGTGCTGCACCACATGCTGACCGGCGAACGCCACGGGTATTACCAGGACTATGCCGACGATGCCGCCGGCAAGCTGGCGCGCAGCCTCGGCAGCGGCTTCGTCTACCAGGGCGAAGTGTCGCCGCGGCGCGGCGAGCCGCGCGGTCAGGACAGCAGCGGCCTGCCGCCCACCTCCTTCGTCAACTTCCTGCAGAACCACGACCAGATCGGCAACCGCGGGTGGGGCGAACGGTTGACCGCGCTGGACAGCGTGGATCCGGCTGCCCTGCGCGCCGCCGTGGCCGCCCTGCTGCTGGCGCCGCAGATTCCGCTGGTGTTCATGGGAGAGGAATGCGGCACGCGCGCGCCTTTCCTGTACTTCACCAGCCATTCCGATCCGGAGCTGGCCCGCGCGGTGCGCGAAGGCCGGCGCGCCGAGTTCCCGGCGTTCGCCGGCAGCGACGCGAACCCGGTGCCGGATCCCAACGATCCGGAAACCTATCGGTCGAGCCAGCCCTGGTTCGTCGATGAGCAGGACGCCAGTCATGCCGCGGCGTGGCGCGACTACTACCGTTCGCTGCTGCAGGTGCGGTCGCGGCTGGTGACGCCGCGGCTGCTGGGCGCGCGCACCCAGGGCGCGGCCGCCCTGGGCCACTGCGCCGTGCGCGCCACCTGGCGCATGAACGACGCCGCCATGCTGACGCTCTACGTGAACCTGGACGCCCGCGACAGCCAGACGCTGCTGGCCGCGCAGCGCCCCTCCCCTGGCGCCACCCTGGTGTTCGAGAACACGCCTGGCGCCGCCGACGCGCTGCAGGCAGGCGACCTGCGGCCGGCCACCACCGTATGCATGATCGAGGAAAGCGATGGCTGA
- the glgX gene encoding glycogen debranching protein GlgX: protein MPTNATLTAGRPFPLGASSDGLGVNFAVFSGNATRMQLCLFDPSGRKELQRLDFPECTDEIWHGYLPGARHGLVYGLRAYGPYEPAAGHRFNPHKLLLDPYARQLKGGLRWNDALFGYRMGHTRADLAMDRRDSAAAMPKAVVVDEGFNWGPTSRPDTPWENTVIYEMHVRGASMQRADLEPPLRGTCEALSDPWFIEHLHRIGVTAVELMPVHAYLQDRFLLERGLSNYWGYSTLSYFAPEPRYTPGGGDDLRRAVRRLHAAGIEVILDVVYNHTCEGNEMGPTLSWRGLDNASYYRLIPGEERYYINDTGCGNTLNLSHPRVLQMVMDSLRHWAESYQVDGFRFDLGTTLGREGTGFDPGSGFFDAILQDPVLSRLKLISEPWDIGPDGYQLGQHPPGFAEWNDRYRDGVRRFWRGDDNMRGELAGRLTASADLFDRRHRRPWATINFVASHDGYTLHDITAYEKRHNEANGEENRDGHGENYSRNWGKEGPTDDPAILEVRGRVQRSLLATLFVSGGTPMLLAGDEFGNSQNGNNNAYCQDSAIGWLDWKQADSPRGRELTRLVARLTALRRAHPSLRTRRYGAGPAGGLPATEWFDLAGAHMESDAWSNGGARTLAVRRAAPAEDGSGRVDVTMVLFNGGGEDAVFTLAGPALAWRLELDTRGGVEPPRDWTDPAYTVAAHTLAVLSATTDAVAPP from the coding sequence CTGGCACGGCTACCTGCCTGGCGCGCGGCACGGCCTGGTGTATGGCCTGCGCGCCTATGGTCCCTACGAACCCGCGGCGGGCCACCGCTTCAATCCCCACAAGCTGTTGCTGGACCCGTACGCGCGCCAGCTCAAGGGCGGGCTGCGCTGGAACGACGCGCTGTTCGGCTATCGCATGGGCCATACGCGCGCCGACCTGGCGATGGACCGGCGCGACAGCGCTGCCGCCATGCCCAAGGCGGTGGTGGTGGACGAGGGATTCAACTGGGGGCCCACGTCGCGACCCGACACGCCCTGGGAAAACACCGTGATCTACGAGATGCACGTGCGCGGCGCCTCGATGCAGCGCGCGGACCTGGAACCGCCGCTGCGCGGGACCTGCGAGGCATTGTCGGATCCCTGGTTCATCGAGCACCTGCACCGCATCGGCGTGACGGCCGTCGAGCTGATGCCCGTCCACGCCTATCTGCAGGACCGCTTCCTGCTAGAACGCGGACTGAGCAACTACTGGGGCTACAGCACGCTGTCGTACTTCGCGCCCGAACCCCGCTATACCCCGGGCGGCGGCGACGACCTGCGGCGCGCCGTGCGGCGCCTGCATGCGGCGGGCATCGAGGTGATCCTGGACGTGGTCTACAACCACACCTGCGAAGGCAACGAGATGGGGCCCACGCTGTCGTGGCGCGGCCTGGACAATGCCAGCTACTACCGCCTGATTCCGGGCGAGGAACGCTACTACATCAACGACACCGGCTGCGGCAACACGCTGAACCTGTCGCATCCGCGCGTGCTGCAGATGGTGATGGACTCGCTGCGGCACTGGGCCGAGTCGTACCAGGTGGACGGCTTCCGCTTCGACCTGGGCACCACGCTGGGCCGCGAAGGCACGGGCTTCGACCCCGGCTCGGGCTTCTTCGACGCCATCCTGCAGGACCCCGTGCTGTCGCGGCTGAAGCTGATCTCCGAACCGTGGGACATCGGTCCGGACGGCTACCAGCTCGGCCAGCATCCCCCCGGCTTCGCGGAATGGAACGACCGCTATCGCGACGGCGTGCGCCGCTTCTGGCGCGGCGACGACAACATGCGGGGCGAGCTGGCAGGGCGCCTGACCGCATCGGCAGACCTGTTCGACCGGCGGCATCGACGCCCCTGGGCCACCATCAACTTCGTGGCCTCGCACGATGGCTACACGCTGCACGACATCACCGCCTACGAGAAGCGCCACAACGAGGCCAACGGCGAAGAGAACCGCGACGGCCACGGCGAGAATTACAGCCGCAACTGGGGCAAGGAAGGCCCCACTGACGACCCCGCCATCCTGGAAGTGCGCGGCCGGGTGCAGCGGTCGCTGCTCGCCACCCTGTTCGTGTCCGGCGGCACGCCCATGCTGCTGGCGGGCGACGAGTTCGGCAACAGCCAGAACGGCAACAACAACGCCTATTGCCAGGACAGCGCCATCGGCTGGCTGGACTGGAAACAGGCGGATTCGCCGCGAGGCAGGGAACTGACCCGGCTCGTCGCGCGGCTGACCGCGCTGCGCCGAGCCCATCCCAGCCTGCGCACACGCCGCTACGGCGCCGGACCGGCGGGCGGACTGCCGGCCACGGAATGGTTCGACCTGGCGGGCGCCCACATGGAAAGCGACGCCTGGTCCAACGGCGGAGCGCGCACGCTGGCCGTCCGGCGCGCCGCCCCGGCCGAGGACGGCTCGGGGCGGGTCGACGTGACCATGGTGCTGTTCAACGGCGGCGGCGAAGACGCGGTCTTCACCCTGGCAGGCCCGGCACTTGCTTGGCGACTGGAACTGGACACGCGGGGCGGCGTCGAGCCCCCGCGCGACTGGACCGACCCCGCCTATACCGTTGCGGCCCATACCCTGGCCGTCCTTTCGGCCACCACCGACGCCGTGGCCCCACCCTGA